In Acidimicrobiales bacterium, the sequence CGGCGATGGGCTGCACCGTCGGCCCGCCCCTCATCGCGGTGTGGTCCGGCTGGACGAGCACGAGGCCGTTGCTCCCCGTCTCGGACGCGCCGATGGCGTCGGTGATCACCAGGTCGGGGAGCCGGCGGAAGAAGGCGTCCTTCACGGTGGGCGAGAAGATGGCCGCCGTGCTGACGAGGGCCAGCAGCGACGAGACGTCGTGGCTGGCGCCCGGCGCCTCGAGCGCCTCGACCAGTGGGCGGGCCATGGCGTCGCCGGTGACCATGAGGAGGTTGACCTGCTCCTTCTCGACGAGGTGCCACACGCCGTGCGGGTCGAACCGGCTCACCAGGACCACCTTGTTGCCGACGAAGCTGCCTCCCATGACCGCCCACTGGGTGGCCCCGTGCATGAGCGGGGCGATGGGCAGCGAGGTCACCGGACCGGCGCGGCCCTTCTCGACCATCTCCTCGGGCTTGACCACGCGCTCGTTGGATCGCGGGTCGATGCCGCCCCCCAGCGCGAAGAACACGTCCTCGTGGTGCCACACCACGCCCTTGGGCATGCCCGTGGTCCCGCCCGTGTACAGCAGGTAGAGGTCCTTGCCGGAGCGGGGACCGAAGTCCCGCTCCGGGGACGCCGACGCCAGGGCTTCCTCGTAGTCGACCGACGACACCCCGGAAGCCTCGGCCCCGCTGTCGTCCTCGATCACCAGCGAGTGCCGGAGCTGAGGCAGCTGGTCACGCACGGCGGCGACCCTGGGGGCGAACTCCCGCTGGTAGATGAGCGCCACCAGGTCGGCGTTGTCGAACAGGTACCGGAGCTCGTCGTCGACGTAGCGGTAGTTGATGTTGACCCACACGGCGCGGAGCTTGAAGACGGCCCACAGGGCCTCGACCCACTCCACCGAGTTGTAGGCGTAGATCCCGACGTGGTCGCCGGGGCCGACGCCGTGGGCGGCCAGGTGGTGGGCCAGCCGGTTGGCCCGCCCCTCCATCTCGGCGTAGGTCCGGCGCTTGTCCTCGGCCAGCAGGTAGTCGCGGTCGCCGAAGGCGTCGACAGCCCGCTCGAAGAGGTCGGCGAGATTGAACTCG encodes:
- a CDS encoding acyl-CoA synthetase, producing MATRSSPGPVGGAAGEFNLADLFERAVDAFGDRDYLLAEDKRRTYAEMEGRANRLAHHLAAHGVGPGDHVGIYAYNSVEWVEALWAVFKLRAVWVNINYRYVDDELRYLFDNADLVALIYQREFAPRVAAVRDQLPQLRHSLVIEDDSGAEASGVSSVDYEEALASASPERDFGPRSGKDLYLLYTGGTTGMPKGVVWHHEDVFFALGGGIDPRSNERVVKPEEMVEKGRAGPVTSLPIAPLMHGATQWAVMGGSFVGNKVVLVSRFDPHGVWHLVEKEQVNLLMVTGDAMARPLVEALEAPGASHDVSSLLALVSTAAIFSPTVKDAFFRRLPDLVITDAIGASETGSNGLVLVQPDHTAMRGGPTVQPIAGSVVLDDDLEPVVPGSGVVGKLARMGDIPVGYYKDPEKTAATFVEAQGVRYAIPGDFATVEADGTITLLGRGSQSINSGGEKIFPEEVEAAVKSHPDVYDAVVVGVPDERWGQRVAAVVQPRPGAAVALEPIQTHCRTLLAGYKVPRQLHVVETIQRSPSGKPDYPWALSTATSATPAATPAGPT